The proteins below come from a single Brevundimonas sp. LM2 genomic window:
- a CDS encoding serine protease yields the protein MTLPRPADLLLYAGAGLLLVFASLAQRENADAPPAPPPLDAVEGALLGPVTPFDPAVTVISPDIPFQPASGTAFSIAGEGRWLTAKHVVEGCRRPALVVGGGRAVAADVRLSPRADIALLITTGGPPALPVTTTAPLRVGQRAFHPGFPQGTAGEVTSRLLGREVLHVRGRGQRDEPVLAWAEVGRTEGLDGTLAGLSGAPAMDRRGRVVGMTIAEAPRRGRIYTTSPDTLGPAIRGEQPAGEPLLSEPVTIENYGRVADDLRRDLRVAQVVCLSA from the coding sequence ATGACCCTGCCCCGGCCCGCCGACCTGTTGCTCTATGCGGGAGCCGGCCTGCTTCTGGTCTTCGCCTCGCTGGCGCAGCGCGAAAACGCCGACGCTCCGCCCGCGCCCCCGCCGCTCGATGCGGTCGAGGGGGCCCTGCTGGGACCCGTGACCCCCTTCGATCCGGCCGTGACCGTGATCTCGCCGGACATCCCGTTCCAGCCGGCCTCCGGGACCGCCTTTTCGATCGCCGGCGAGGGGCGCTGGCTGACAGCGAAACACGTGGTGGAAGGCTGCCGCCGCCCGGCCCTGGTGGTCGGCGGGGGGCGCGCGGTCGCGGCCGACGTCCGTCTGTCGCCGCGCGCCGACATCGCGCTCCTGATCACGACCGGGGGGCCGCCCGCCCTGCCGGTGACCACGACCGCCCCCCTGCGGGTCGGTCAGCGCGCCTTCCACCCCGGCTTTCCGCAAGGCACGGCGGGGGAGGTGACGTCGCGCCTGCTCGGTCGCGAGGTGCTGCATGTTCGGGGGCGGGGACAGCGCGACGAGCCGGTTCTGGCCTGGGCCGAAGTGGGCCGGACCGAGGGTCTGGACGGGACGCTGGCCGGGCTGTCGGGCGCCCCGGCCATGGACCGGCGAGGCCGGGTCGTCGGCATGACCATCGCCGAGGCCCCGCGCCGGGGCCGGATCTACACGACCTCGCCCGACACCCTGGGCCCCGCCATCCGGGGCGAGCAGCCGGCCGGGGAGCCGCTGCTGAGCGAACCGGTCACCATCGAGAATTATGGCCGCGTCGCCGATGATCTGAGGCGGGACCTGCGCGTGGCGCAGGTCGTCTGTCTGTCGGCCTGA
- a CDS encoding LysE family translocator, whose translation MPSLTLPVDPHLFVVFVGVMAVLAATPGPANLFAIATGIERGRRAVLVAVLGMNTATLVWFAAAALGLGALVAAFPQVFRVVAMLGALYVGWLGLSALLAAVKPRAPAEADEGRVRPQRPAFVDGFLVQLANPKIVLFFSAVLPPFMDVARPAGPQLAVFAGVLIGMDLITMTAYGLGGATLARRMDDPTFRRVFSVFVGLLLLSAAALIGLRL comes from the coding sequence ATGCCGAGCCTGACCCTGCCGGTCGATCCGCATCTGTTCGTCGTCTTCGTCGGGGTCATGGCGGTGCTGGCTGCGACGCCCGGCCCGGCCAATCTGTTCGCCATCGCCACCGGGATCGAACGCGGCCGTCGTGCGGTCCTGGTCGCGGTCCTCGGCATGAATACCGCCACCCTGGTCTGGTTCGCGGCGGCGGCGCTCGGCCTGGGCGCGCTCGTGGCCGCCTTTCCGCAGGTGTTCCGCGTCGTGGCGATGCTCGGGGCGCTCTACGTCGGCTGGCTGGGGCTCTCGGCCCTGTTGGCGGCGGTCAAGCCGCGCGCTCCAGCCGAAGCCGACGAGGGCAGGGTTCGCCCGCAGCGCCCGGCCTTCGTCGACGGCTTTCTGGTCCAGCTCGCCAACCCGAAGATCGTCCTGTTCTTCTCCGCCGTCCTGCCGCCTTTCATGGATGTCGCGCGCCCGGCCGGTCCGCAGTTGGCGGTCTTTGCAGGCGTGTTGATCGGCATGGACCTGATCACCATGACCGCCTACGGTCTGGGGGGCGCGACCCTGGCCCGGCGGATGGACGACCCGACCTTCAGGCGCGTCTTCAGCGTCTTCGTGGGGCTGCTGCTGCTCTCGGCCGCCGCCCTGATTGGTTTGCGATTATAG
- a CDS encoding DUF6065 family protein codes for MELECYPMSSRPPDMVPGRQSRNWMDAFVSRHPYRCLPLTMANTTGWEILCPFTFTAEWNGGPQQSDITITPERPQPELDHFVTSHFSRGVLTMHPQYLFRTPPGWGMICSGSPNHLKDGIQPLVGLIETDWLPFPFTMNWIFTRPGRIKFERGEPFCFINLVEHRKLEQVQPVIRTLESNPVMKGQFEAWNRQRTDFNTRLASGDPDAAKEAWQRFYFKGEIPEALGNAPATHANKRRLKTPRVG; via the coding sequence TTGGAACTGGAATGCTATCCCATGTCGTCGCGGCCGCCGGACATGGTGCCCGGGCGCCAGTCGCGGAACTGGATGGACGCCTTCGTCAGCCGGCATCCCTACCGCTGCCTGCCCCTGACCATGGCCAATACGACCGGCTGGGAGATCCTGTGCCCCTTCACCTTCACGGCGGAGTGGAACGGGGGGCCGCAGCAGTCGGACATCACCATCACGCCGGAACGGCCGCAGCCGGAGCTGGACCATTTCGTCACCTCGCACTTCTCGCGCGGCGTCCTGACCATGCATCCCCAGTATCTGTTCCGGACGCCGCCGGGCTGGGGGATGATCTGCTCGGGCTCGCCCAATCACCTCAAGGACGGGATTCAGCCCCTGGTCGGGCTGATCGAGACCGACTGGCTTCCCTTCCCCTTCACGATGAACTGGATCTTCACCCGGCCCGGGCGGATCAAGTTCGAACGCGGGGAGCCCTTCTGCTTCATCAACCTGGTCGAGCATCGCAAGCTGGAACAGGTGCAGCCGGTGATCCGGACGCTGGAGTCCAACCCGGTGATGAAGGGCCAGTTCGAGGCCTGGAACCGCCAGCGAACCGATTTCAACACGCGGCTGGCGTCCGGCGATCCGGACGCGGCCAAGGAGGCCTGGCAGCGGTTCTATTTCAAGGGCGAGATTCCGGAGGCGCTCGGCAACGCCCCGGCGACGCACGCCAACAAGCGGCGTCTGAAGACTCCCCGGGTCGGCTGA
- a CDS encoding prolyl-tRNA synthetase associated domain-containing protein → MTTQPPPTPAFDRDGLLAWMAAHGIDHTTHDHPAVFRVEEGLEMKAALPGAHTKNLFLKDKKGRLWLISARQDTVIDLKAAPRAIGSDRLSFGNETLMWETLGVRPGSVTALGLINDVERRVGFVLDRRLWEADIVNFHPLTNTATTALPQAAFRRVLTLLGRDPQVVDFGPPAAG, encoded by the coding sequence ATGACCACTCAACCGCCCCCGACCCCGGCCTTCGACCGCGACGGCCTGCTGGCCTGGATGGCGGCCCACGGCATCGATCACACGACGCATGACCATCCGGCCGTCTTCCGGGTCGAGGAGGGGCTCGAGATGAAGGCCGCCCTGCCCGGGGCCCACACCAAGAACCTCTTTCTCAAGGACAAGAAGGGTCGGCTGTGGCTGATCTCGGCGCGACAGGACACGGTCATCGACCTCAAGGCCGCGCCCCGCGCCATCGGCTCGGACCGGCTGTCGTTCGGCAACGAGACCCTGATGTGGGAGACGCTGGGGGTCCGCCCCGGGTCGGTCACGGCCCTGGGCCTGATCAACGACGTCGAGCGGCGGGTCGGCTTCGTGCTCGACCGACGACTGTGGGAGGCCGACATCGTCAACTTCCATCCCCTCACCAATACGGCCACGACCGCCCTGCCCCAGGCCGCGTTCCGACGCGTTCTGACGCTGCTGGGGCGCGACCCCCAGGTGGTGGATTTCGGTCCGCCCGCGGCGGGATGA
- a CDS encoding alkaline phosphatase, translating into MRIARSLTIVAVSALLGLAPAAVAAQEPARSPVVAAQSDRAAARPAPARNIILFLADAGGVSVLSAASLMAYGEQLRLHVQGWPHLGLSETSPVDEFVSDSANGMSAIVTGVKTRNGVISQGPDAVRGRTDGVPTKTLLEYAEARGLRTGVITTQAITDATPAANYAHANDRNDWGGIFPQAFAPRFGDGVDVLIGAGRQPIAEQLAARGTSFAALGEAHDRPVYDTLDAAPEANQRPIVVADAIGARAATLRALDILERSDTGYFLVVEWDAHTDDPRQGLQNVVDFDKLIAEVEQRVDLDDTLLLFTADHSFGLQVDGGRRGQPLLDGYEAWKAAGVEGMVRLDHVLVNTTHTAEEVPALAIGAGAEGVRGYFPNTHLFEVMISAWGWSPDTAPSDPVRSDSEAARPDADGA; encoded by the coding sequence ATGCGCATCGCCCGCAGTCTGACCATCGTGGCCGTTTCGGCCCTGCTGGGCCTGGCCCCGGCCGCCGTCGCGGCGCAGGAGCCCGCGCGGAGCCCGGTCGTCGCGGCGCAGAGCGATCGCGCGGCCGCGCGCCCCGCGCCGGCGCGCAACATCATCCTGTTCCTGGCCGACGCCGGCGGCGTGTCCGTGCTCTCGGCCGCCAGCCTGATGGCCTATGGCGAACAGTTGCGACTGCATGTCCAGGGATGGCCGCACCTCGGGTTGAGCGAGACGTCGCCGGTGGACGAGTTCGTGTCCGATTCCGCCAACGGCATGTCGGCGATCGTCACCGGGGTCAAAACCCGCAACGGGGTCATCAGCCAGGGTCCGGACGCCGTCCGCGGCCGGACCGACGGGGTCCCGACCAAGACCCTGCTGGAGTATGCCGAGGCGCGCGGCCTGCGCACCGGCGTCATCACGACCCAGGCGATCACCGACGCCACCCCGGCCGCCAACTATGCCCACGCCAACGACCGCAACGACTGGGGCGGGATCTTTCCTCAGGCCTTCGCGCCCCGGTTTGGCGACGGCGTCGATGTCCTGATCGGGGCGGGCCGCCAGCCGATCGCGGAACAACTCGCGGCGCGCGGCACCAGCTTCGCGGCGCTGGGCGAGGCGCATGATCGGCCCGTCTATGACACGCTCGACGCCGCCCCCGAGGCGAACCAGCGACCCATCGTCGTCGCCGACGCGATCGGCGCCCGCGCCGCCACCCTGCGCGCGCTCGACATTCTTGAGCGGTCGGACACCGGCTATTTCCTGGTCGTCGAGTGGGACGCCCATACGGACGATCCCCGTCAGGGCCTGCAGAATGTCGTGGATTTCGACAAACTGATCGCCGAGGTCGAACAGCGCGTCGACCTCGACGACACCCTGCTGCTGTTCACCGCCGACCACTCGTTCGGACTGCAGGTCGACGGGGGCCGGCGGGGTCAGCCGCTGCTGGACGGCTATGAGGCGTGGAAGGCCGCGGGCGTCGAGGGGATGGTCCGGCTCGATCACGTGCTGGTCAACACCACCCACACGGCCGAGGAGGTTCCCGCCCTGGCGATCGGAGCGGGCGCCGAGGGCGTGCGCGGCTATTTCCCCAATACCCATCTGTTCGAGGTCATGATTTCGGCCTGGGGCTGGAGCCCGGATACGGCGCCGTCGGATCCGGTCCGGTCCGACAGCGAAGCCGCGCGCCCGGACGCCGACGGCGCCTGA
- a CDS encoding co-chaperone YbbN: protein MSLVDPTTPAGADDLIKDGSDAGFMDDVIAQSRIQPVIVDFWATWCGPCRTLTPALEKQVRAAGGAVKLVKIDVDKNPAYAGQLRVQSIPTVYAFVDGQPVDGFQGAVPESQIKAFIEKLSGGAGVNTDVEQLLALGEESLGLDDFGGAAQAFAHVLTIEPENETAIAGMARVYLAGGDADQARQTIAMAPADSKNAAVISLRAQLALASAAPASETETLEAALRADPSDHQARYDLSLAQAASGDLKGAVASLIDIVQADRDWNDQAARKQLLVVFEAAGLSSDIAKDGRRRLSSILFA from the coding sequence ATGAGCCTTGTCGACCCCACCACGCCCGCGGGCGCCGATGACCTGATCAAGGACGGCTCCGACGCCGGCTTCATGGACGACGTAATCGCCCAGTCCAGGATCCAGCCCGTCATCGTCGACTTCTGGGCCACCTGGTGTGGGCCCTGCCGCACCCTGACCCCGGCGCTGGAGAAACAGGTCCGGGCCGCCGGCGGAGCGGTCAAGCTGGTCAAGATCGACGTCGACAAGAACCCCGCCTATGCCGGGCAGCTGCGGGTCCAGTCGATCCCCACCGTCTATGCCTTCGTCGACGGCCAGCCGGTCGACGGCTTCCAGGGCGCGGTTCCCGAAAGCCAGATCAAGGCCTTCATCGAAAAACTGTCCGGCGGGGCCGGCGTCAACACCGACGTCGAACAGCTGCTGGCGCTCGGTGAGGAATCGCTCGGCCTCGACGACTTCGGCGGGGCGGCCCAGGCCTTCGCCCATGTCCTGACCATCGAGCCGGAGAACGAGACCGCCATCGCGGGCATGGCGCGGGTCTATCTGGCCGGAGGCGACGCCGACCAGGCGCGCCAGACCATCGCCATGGCCCCGGCCGACTCCAAGAACGCCGCCGTGATCAGCCTGCGCGCCCAATTGGCCCTAGCCTCGGCCGCACCGGCCAGCGAGACCGAGACCCTGGAAGCCGCCCTGCGCGCCGATCCGTCCGACCATCAGGCCCGCTACGACCTGTCGCTGGCCCAGGCCGCCTCGGGCGACCTGAAGGGGGCGGTCGCCAGCCTGATCGATATCGTCCAGGCCGATCGGGATTGGAACGACCAGGCCGCGCGCAAACAGCTGCTGGTGGTGTTCGAGGCCGCCGGCCTGTCGTCCGACATCGCCAAGGACGGGCGCCGTCGCCTGTCCTCGATCCTGTTCGCTTAA